Proteins encoded in a region of the Nonomuraea helvata genome:
- a CDS encoding aldehyde dehydrogenase family protein has product MTIDTAWPSGLPIDTAWPSGLPIGDGWVATAETDDITFPYDGSVVAKAPRGTKALAERAVEEALAVAPAMAALPSHARRAALMQAHDAVEANREEFERLLVLETGKPLVDCKVEVARTLVTLATAAEEVARLHGETVPLDLLPSGEGLIGFWTRRPIGVVVGITGFNYPLLLAAHKIAPAVAAGCPVIVKPAPATPLATLWLAHLIRSANALPPQAVQLVTGDVEVGRALVEDRRIGAVSFTGSAAAGHAIARNAAPTKVLLELGSNAALVVAADADLEAAADAVVRGGYYASGQACISVQRVLVEEPVRERFVSLLAERVKNVAVGDPRLPETRVAPLIDQAATDRVLEWIAGSGGEAVTGGRREGRAIAPTVLAGVGDGAAVWDEEIFGPVVVVRSVPDIDAAFAAVNRSRYGLHAAVFTRSLATAFAAIERIEAGGVVVNEVPGFRADNMPYGGVKDSGIGREGPRFAIEELTVTRMAIIRPS; this is encoded by the coding sequence ATGACCATCGACACCGCGTGGCCCTCCGGCCTGCCCATCGACACCGCATGGCCCTCCGGCCTGCCCATCGGCGACGGATGGGTGGCAACGGCGGAGACCGACGACATCACCTTCCCCTACGACGGCTCCGTGGTGGCCAAGGCTCCGAGAGGCACAAAGGCCCTCGCCGAGCGGGCCGTGGAGGAGGCGCTCGCCGTGGCGCCCGCCATGGCGGCGCTGCCGTCGCACGCCCGCCGTGCCGCCCTCATGCAGGCCCACGACGCCGTCGAGGCCAACCGCGAGGAGTTCGAGCGGCTGCTGGTGCTCGAGACCGGCAAGCCTCTGGTCGACTGCAAGGTCGAGGTCGCCAGGACGCTCGTCACCCTCGCCACGGCCGCCGAGGAGGTCGCCAGGCTGCACGGCGAGACCGTGCCGCTCGACCTGCTGCCCTCGGGCGAGGGACTGATCGGGTTCTGGACGCGCCGACCGATCGGGGTGGTCGTCGGGATCACCGGCTTCAACTACCCCCTGCTCCTCGCCGCCCACAAGATCGCTCCCGCGGTGGCCGCGGGCTGCCCCGTGATCGTCAAGCCCGCGCCCGCGACCCCGCTGGCCACGCTCTGGCTGGCGCACCTCATCCGCTCGGCGAACGCGCTCCCCCCGCAAGCCGTGCAGCTCGTCACCGGGGACGTCGAGGTCGGCCGGGCGCTGGTGGAGGACCGGCGGATCGGCGCGGTCTCGTTCACCGGCTCGGCCGCCGCCGGGCACGCCATCGCCCGCAACGCCGCCCCCACGAAGGTCCTGCTGGAGCTGGGGTCGAACGCGGCGCTCGTCGTGGCGGCCGACGCCGACCTGGAGGCCGCCGCCGACGCCGTCGTGCGCGGCGGCTACTACGCCTCCGGCCAGGCGTGCATCTCCGTCCAGCGGGTGCTGGTCGAGGAGCCCGTACGCGAGCGGTTCGTGTCCCTGCTGGCCGAGCGCGTCAAGAACGTCGCGGTCGGCGACCCCCGCCTTCCCGAGACCCGCGTCGCCCCGCTCATCGACCAGGCCGCCACCGACCGCGTGCTGGAGTGGATCGCCGGGTCCGGCGGCGAGGCGGTCACGGGCGGGCGCCGCGAGGGCCGGGCCATCGCCCCGACCGTGCTCGCCGGTGTCGGCGACGGGGCAGCCGTCTGGGACGAGGAGATCTTCGGGCCCGTGGTGGTCGTGCGCTCGGTGCCCGACATCGACGCCGCCTTCGCCGCCGTGAACCGGTCCAGGTACGGCCTGCACGCGGCGGTCTTCACCCGGTCGCTGGCCACGGCCTTCGCCGCCATCGAGCGGATCGAGGCCGGGGGAGTGGTGGTCAACGAGGTGCCGGGGTTCCGGGCGGACAACATGCCGTACGGCGGGGTGAAGGACTCCGGGATCGGGCGGGAGGGGCCGCGGTTCGCCATCGAGGAGCTGACCGTGACCAGAATGGCGATCATCCGGCCTTCCTGA
- a CDS encoding TetR/AcrR family transcriptional regulator has protein sequence MSSPTVDWWTSEAPGTEGLRERKKRLMRQQLTDTATTMFLERGFDSVRVAEIAEACGVSEKTVFNYFPSKEALVLDLPQATMAALRTGLARADRTPTEAVLEILAGELDAFLSWLAAQPDPAQAGARIQSFNAMILSTPSLRAHYRDMTEQLATVASEALAARTGTDVDDPLCQIAATALLGLWRVQFSALRRSVDGEHTPAQVRHAVTTAVRGAARLIEGGLADFGNSPGPRPGRTADGVPLEHAPGGLG, from the coding sequence ATGAGCTCGCCCACGGTGGACTGGTGGACGTCCGAGGCCCCCGGCACGGAGGGACTGCGCGAACGCAAGAAGCGGCTGATGCGCCAGCAGCTGACCGACACCGCCACCACCATGTTCCTGGAGCGCGGGTTCGACTCGGTGCGCGTCGCCGAGATCGCCGAGGCGTGCGGGGTGTCGGAGAAGACCGTCTTCAACTACTTCCCCAGCAAGGAAGCGTTGGTCCTCGACCTCCCCCAGGCCACGATGGCCGCGCTGCGCACCGGGCTGGCACGGGCCGACCGCACCCCGACCGAGGCGGTGCTGGAGATCCTGGCCGGCGAGCTGGACGCCTTCCTGTCCTGGCTGGCCGCGCAGCCCGACCCGGCCCAGGCCGGCGCGAGGATCCAGAGCTTCAACGCGATGATCCTGTCCACGCCCTCACTGCGCGCGCACTACCGGGACATGACCGAGCAACTCGCCACGGTCGCCTCCGAAGCGCTCGCCGCCCGGACCGGGACCGACGTCGACGATCCGCTGTGCCAGATCGCGGCCACCGCACTGCTCGGGCTCTGGCGCGTCCAGTTCAGCGCGCTGCGCAGGAGCGTGGACGGCGAGCACACACCCGCGCAGGTCCGCCACGCCGTCACCACCGCCGTACGCGGCGCGGCCCGGCTCATCGAGGGCGGGCTGGCGGACTTCGGCAACAGCCCCGGTCCCCGGCCCGGCCGGACAGCCGATGGCGTACCGCTCGAACACGCCCCCGGCGGGCTGGGGTGA
- a CDS encoding antibiotic biosynthesis monooxygenase family protein: protein MSEPLVLINLFSMPAEMVDGFVGQWEAGIAAAKDAPGFRGTRLHRSLDPDATYPVINIARWDSVEDWQAAFDKYFAGPSRREDAGQSGGQAGGWNAVSAHPALYTVVHVTPDPRPTTSGTQS, encoded by the coding sequence ATGAGTGAGCCCCTTGTCCTGATCAACCTGTTCTCGATGCCCGCCGAGATGGTCGACGGGTTCGTCGGCCAGTGGGAGGCCGGCATCGCCGCCGCCAAGGACGCGCCCGGCTTCCGGGGCACCCGCCTGCACCGGTCCCTCGACCCCGACGCGACGTACCCCGTCATCAACATCGCCCGCTGGGACAGCGTCGAGGACTGGCAGGCGGCGTTCGACAAGTACTTCGCCGGCCCCAGCCGACGCGAAGACGCCGGGCAAAGCGGCGGGCAGGCAGGCGGCTGGAACGCGGTGTCCGCGCACCCCGCGCTGTACACCGTCGTGCACGTCACGCCCGACCCGCGCCCCACCACCTCTGGTACGCAGTCGTGA